Sequence from the Brevundimonas diminuta genome:
AGCATCTTGTCGCGCGCGTCGGTGTTGAACTGTACGATTTTAGCGGCCATGCGGGCAGCTCCTATCTATATGGATTGATTGAAGAACGTCGGACGTCGGATGCTTAGGACAGCACGCCCAGGACGTCGGATTCCTTCATGATGATCAGGTCTTCGCCGTCGATCTTCACTTCCGTGCCCGACCACTTGCCGAACAGGATGCGGTCGCCGGCCTTCAGCTCCAGAGCATTGACCTTGCCTTGGTCGTCACGGGCGCCAGGGCCGACGGAGACGACTTCGCCTTCCTGCGGCTTTTCCTTGGCGGTGTCGGGGATGATGATACCACCCTTGGTCTTGGATTCTTCTTCAACGCGCTTGACCAGCACGCGGTCGCCGAGCGGACGGAACGCCATCGGACTTCTCCCTGTAAAACCCCCGGATCGGGGCGTTTTTGAAACGGTGTGCGGCGCTCTCGCGATCGCCGTTTTGGCAGCCGACCAGCGAGAGTGCTAACGCGGGCGGGAGTTAGGCAGAGGCGCTGGCATCGTCAAGCGGCGGCGATAGATCGCCGCGCGAATTCTCTGTGACAAATGAACCGAAAATGAATGCCGACCTCCGGGGTCGTTCAAACTGGGAGCGATAGAACAGCCTCAACGCTGGATGCCTTCCCCGCTTTTGGAATGCAGTTCGGCAACGAAACAAGGAGACCAAGATGTCCAAGCTGCTGAAGATCACTGCGGTCGCCGCCGCCCCTGTCGTGGCCCTGAGCCTGATGGCCGCTCCGGCTTCCGCCCAATCGCGCGATCGCGACAACACCGGCCGTAACGCCCTGATCGGCGCCGCCGTGGGCGGTCTGGCCGGCGCCATCTATGGCAACGGGGACGGCAGCTATATCGCGGGTGGCGCGCTTGCCGGCGCGGCGCTGGGCGCGGTGGCCTCCAACCGCGGCTCGGGCTGCGAATATTATCGCGGCGGCCAGTGCTACCGTAACCAGGGCCATTGGGAGCGCGAGCACGGCATCGACCGCAGCCGCTCCGGCTACGACTACCGCTACGACGGCCGCCGTTACGACTCGCGCTATGACCGCCGCGACTACCGCAACGATCGCGACTACCGTTACGATCGCCGCTGGTGAGCGTTGACAGTCTAGATGATCGGCAGGGCCCGTCCGGCAGGGACGGGCCCTTTTCGCGTCAGCTGATCAACCGCGTCATCAGGGCCGACGTGGACGGATCCAGGTCCGCCGAGGGGCCGCCCGCGTCCACGTCCTTCAGGATCGCTTTGGCGAGGACCTTGCCCAGTTCGACGCCCCATTGGTCGAAGCTGTTGATGTCCCAGATCACGCCCTCGACAAAGGTCTTGTGCTCATAGAGGGCCAGCAGCGCGCCCAGGGTCTCGGGCGTCAGCCGCTCCATGACGATGGCGGTCGAGGGCCGGTTGCCGGTGAAGGTGCGGTGGGACGCCAGGCGCGTAGCCTCCTCTTCCGACAACCCCTGAGCCAAGCCCTCGGCCTTGGCGGCCTCGGTCGTCTTGCCCAGCATCAGGGCCTGCCCCTGGGCCAGGGCGTTGGACCACAAAGGCGCTTCTGGGGGCGACTCCGGCGCGTCCCCATGAGTCTTGGCCACGATGACGAACTCGGCCGGCACGACTTCCGGCCCTTGATGAATCTGCTGGAAGAAGGCGTGCTGGCCGTTGGTGCCGGGCTCGCCGAAAACGACGGGGCAGGTCTGGCGCGTCACCGGCGCGCCGTCGCGATGCACCCGCTTGCCGTTCGACTCCATCTCCAGCTGTTGCAGGAAGGACGGCAGGCGACGCAGGGCGTGGGCGTAGGGCGCGACGGTGCGAGCAGGCCGGCCCAGACCATCGACGTTGAACACCTGGGCCAGGGCCAGCAGGATCGGCGCGTTTCGTTCCAGCGGGGCCGAGACGAAATGGGCGTCCATTTCTGCGGCGCCCGCCAGCATCCGTTCGAACACGTCCCAGCCCAGGGCGATGCCGCACGACAGGCTGACCGCCGACCACAGGGAATACCGCCCGCCGACCCAGTCCCGGAAGGCGAAGGTCCGGCCGCAGCCGAAGGCCGCCGCCTTGTCCGGCGCCGCCGTCACCGCGATGAAGTGTTTCGTCATCCCCTCGGCCGGCAGCGACGCCGCCAGCCAGGCCTTCGCCGCCTCGGCGTTGGCCAGGGTTTCCTGGGTCGTGAAGGTCTTGGACACGACCACCACCAGGGTGGTTTCGGGATCGAGGCCGGTCAGCGCCTCGGCCATGTCGCGCGGATCGATGTTGGCGACGAAGCGCAGGTCGATGGCCGGGTCCAGCGGGCGCAGCGCGTCCCAGACCACGCGCGGCCCCAGGTCCGACCCGCCGATGCCGACATGGACGATGGCCTCGAACGTCTTGCCCGTCGCGCCCGCCTCGGCGCCCGACCGCACGGCGTCGGCATAGGCCTTCATGTCGGCCCGCACGGCGTCCACCTCGGCCGAGACCGGCTCGCCCAGGGCCTTGAAGTCGGCGCCCGGCGCGGCGCGCAGGGCCGGGTGTAGCACCGCCCGTCCCTCGGTCAGATTGACAGCTTCGCCGGCGAACAGGGCCGCGCGACGTCCCTCCACGTCGCTGGCGCGCGCCAGATCCAGACAGGCGTCAAAGGCCGCGCGGGTCCAGCTCTGTTTCGACAGGTCCAGATAGAGCCCCGCCGCCTCGACCGACATCCGCGCCAGCCGGTCGGGATCGGCGGCGAACTGATCCACGATCCGGGCGGAGGCGGCCTCGGCGGCGGCTTGGTCGAAGGCGGTCCAGGCGGCGTCGCGTGTCATGGTCGTCTCCATCGGGAATGACAGGGTAAACACTCGTTTACGGCTGGGGCGTATTCAGGTTCAACGTCCCAGCGGACGCTGAAACAGGAAGTCACCTCCATGTCCTGCGGCCTTGCTCTCACGATCGCCCTGGCGATGTCCAATCCCTCGGTGGCCCTCGCCGCCGAACAGCCGGCTGCCGCGCCCGGCGCGCCGGTCTCGGTGGCGGGTGAGCCGCTGTTCGCCGACATCATCTCGCGCTCGGCCAGCCTGAAGGCCGTGGTCGACGGTTGGGCCGCCGCCAAGGCCGCCGACGACGCCGCCTTCTTCACCAGCCAGGCCTTCACCGGCTTCAAGGCCCAGGCCGAACAGTTGGCCGCCCTGGACATGCAGGGCCACCTGATCCTGAAGGAACGCGGCACCGACGGCGATCTGAAATGCATCCTGCGCGGGATTTCCGAGGACATGCCCAAGAAGGTTCAGGCCGTTCAGGCCGCCGCCAACCCGGCCGAACGCGCCACAGCCCTGTCGGAACTGTCCTATCTGCTGAACGACAACGTCGAAGTCATCACCGCCCCGCCCAAGCCGGAGGTCTGACGGCTTCTAGAGGGCGGCCAGCGCCTCCAGCACGCCCTTGCCGTAGCGATCCAGCTTGGACTGGCCGACGCCGGAAATGGCGCCCAGACTGTTCAGGTCGCCCGGCTCGGCGTGGGCGATCTCCAGCAGCGTCCGGTCCTGGAAGATGACATAGGGCGGGACGTGCTGTTCCGAGGCGCGGTCGCGGCGCCAGGCGCGCAAGGCCTCGAACCGGGCGCGGACGTCCGCGTCCATCGTCTCCAGCGCCGCATTGCGCCCTTCGCCCGATCGGTCACGACGACGCGGCGCCGTATCCGCCCTCAGCGGCGCGCGACGCACCTCGATCTGGCGCTCGCCGCGATAGACGGCTCGCACCGCCTCGGGATCGCCCAGCCCGACCAGTGGCTTGCCATCGTTGGGATCCTCGGCCAGCAGGCCTTCGAACAGCAGGTGATCGACGATCTCGCGCCAGCTGTTCAGCGAAATCTCGCGCCCAATGCCCCAGGTGGACAGCGACTGCTCCCACGGCTGCACGTCCTTGGTGCGGGCGGTCAGGTGATCGACGACGCGATTGCGCCCGAACCGGCCGCCCAAGCGCTGCACCGCCGCCAGCGCTTTCTGGGCCGGGACCGTCGCGTCATAAAGCTGGGGCGGGTCGCCGCAGATGTCGCAGACGCCGCAAGGCTGGGCGTCATGCTCGCCGAAATATCGCCGCACGGCCTGGGCCCGACAGACGGCCCCGTCCAGCATGGCGAAGAGCTGACGGGTCTTCCTGACCTGAACCTGTTTGACGTCCTCCGCCATCGGACGGCTGTCCAGCCGACGCAGGGACCAGGCGATGTCGGACGGCCCATACAGGGTGATGCCCTCGGCCGGCTCGCCGTCGCGCCCGCCCCGGCCGATCTCCTGCCAGTAGGCCTCCAGACTGCCTGGCGGATCGGCGTGGATGACGAAGCGCACATCGGCCTTGTCGACGCCCATGCCGAAGGCGATGGTCGCGACCATGACGGCGCCCTCCTCGGCCAGGAAGCGTTCCAGCCGGCGGTCGCGCTCCTTCGTGTCCATGCCGGCGTGATAGGCGATGGCGTTGGTCCCGGCGTCGCGCAGCGCCTGGGCCACACGGTCGCAACCGTCGCGGCTGCCGCAATAGACGACGCCCGACTTGCCCCTCCGCTCGCGCACCAGTTCGATGACCCGCGCGTCGGTCTTGGCCCGAGACGCGCTCTCCTTGCGCTCGGCCGACAGTTGCAGGTTCGGACGCGCGAAACTGTCAACGAAGACCGTCGCCTCTTCCAGCCGCAGCGAACGCAGGATGTCGTCGCGGGTGCGGGCGTCGGCGGTGGCGGTGACGGCGATGCGCGGCACGTCGGGGAACCTCTCGGCCAGCAGACCCAGGTTGCGATAGTCGGGGCGGAAGTCGTGGCCCCATTGCGAGACGCAGTGCGCCTCGTCGATGGCGATCAGGCTGAGCGGCAGTTCCGCCAGCCGGTCCATCATGGCGCCCGCCGCCAGGCCTTCCGGCGAGACGTACAGCAGGTCCAGCTCCCCCGACCGCGCCGCCGCCCAGATGGCCGAACGCTCGTCCAGCGACACGCCGGAATCCAGCCGCGCCGCCGCGACGCCCTGCTGCTTCAACGCTTCGACCTGATCGGTCATCAGGGCGATCAGCGGCGACACCACCAGCCCCAGTCCGGGGCGCAGGATGGCCGGGATCTGATAGCAGACGCTCTTGCCGCCGCCGGTCGGCAGGACCGCCAGCACATCGCCGCCCGACAGGATCTGCTCGACCACTCGCCCCTGCAGCCCCCGAAAGTCGGCGTGCCCCCAGACGCGCGCCAGCAACGCCCGCGCGTCGTTCAGGTCAGGCGTATCGGTGGTGGAGAACTGGGGGCGCGTGGCCGGCATCCTTAAGCTGTGCACTCTTTGTTCCCGAACAGATTACGCCGCCGGCCGCGAAGGCGACCGGCGGCGGCGTCATCGGGAAAGGGTTTTAGTGGGCGGGCGCTTCGGCGAACTGGCCGCCGACGCGGTAGCGCCACAGATAGGACGGGGCGATCGCCGCCATGCCGGCCGGATGGTCGATGCCCAGATCGCTGAGGCCGAGCGCATCGGCGGCGACCACATTGTCCTTTTCCAGCATCAGCACCTGGTCGCGCGTCAGCGGCGGGGTGAGGCCGACGAACCGGCTCAGTTGCAGCAGCGAACCCAGGGGCTTGGCGACGATAAAGGGCACAGAAACCAGCATCCGGTCACGGCCCGTCTCACGACGCACCAGCTCCAGCACCTCACGGAAGGTGTACAGGTTCGGCCCGCCCAGTTCGTAGGTGCGGCCTGCGGCGTCCGCGCGGGTCACGCCGCGCGCAATGGCCTCGGCGACATCGCCGACATAGACCGGCTGGAAACGGGTTTCGCCGCCGCCGATCAGCGGCAGGGCCGGCGCCATCGTCGCCATGGCGGCGAAGCGATTGAGGAAGCCGTCGCCCGCGCCGAACACCAGCGACGGACGCAGGATCACCGCATCCGGATAAACGGCGCGCACGGCCGCCTCGGCCTGGGCCTTGGTGCGACCATAG
This genomic interval carries:
- the groES gene encoding co-chaperone GroES, which gives rise to MAFRPLGDRVLVKRVEEESKTKGGIIIPDTAKEKPQEGEVVSVGPGARDDQGKVNALELKAGDRILFGKWSGTEVKIDGEDLIIMKESDVLGVLS
- the pgi gene encoding glucose-6-phosphate isomerase, whose protein sequence is MTRDAAWTAFDQAAAEAASARIVDQFAADPDRLARMSVEAAGLYLDLSKQSWTRAAFDACLDLARASDVEGRRAALFAGEAVNLTEGRAVLHPALRAAPGADFKALGEPVSAEVDAVRADMKAYADAVRSGAEAGATGKTFEAIVHVGIGGSDLGPRVVWDALRPLDPAIDLRFVANIDPRDMAEALTGLDPETTLVVVVSKTFTTQETLANAEAAKAWLAASLPAEGMTKHFIAVTAAPDKAAAFGCGRTFAFRDWVGGRYSLWSAVSLSCGIALGWDVFERMLAGAAEMDAHFVSAPLERNAPILLALAQVFNVDGLGRPARTVAPYAHALRRLPSFLQQLEMESNGKRVHRDGAPVTRQTCPVVFGEPGTNGQHAFFQQIHQGPEVVPAEFVIVAKTHGDAPESPPEAPLWSNALAQGQALMLGKTTEAAKAEGLAQGLSEEEATRLASHRTFTGNRPSTAIVMERLTPETLGALLALYEHKTFVEGVIWDINSFDQWGVELGKVLAKAILKDVDAGGPSADLDPSTSALMTRLIS
- the recQ gene encoding DNA helicase RecQ, with the translated sequence MPATRPQFSTTDTPDLNDARALLARVWGHADFRGLQGRVVEQILSGGDVLAVLPTGGGKSVCYQIPAILRPGLGLVVSPLIALMTDQVEALKQQGVAAARLDSGVSLDERSAIWAAARSGELDLLYVSPEGLAAGAMMDRLAELPLSLIAIDEAHCVSQWGHDFRPDYRNLGLLAERFPDVPRIAVTATADARTRDDILRSLRLEEATVFVDSFARPNLQLSAERKESASRAKTDARVIELVRERRGKSGVVYCGSRDGCDRVAQALRDAGTNAIAYHAGMDTKERDRRLERFLAEEGAVMVATIAFGMGVDKADVRFVIHADPPGSLEAYWQEIGRGGRDGEPAEGITLYGPSDIAWSLRRLDSRPMAEDVKQVQVRKTRQLFAMLDGAVCRAQAVRRYFGEHDAQPCGVCDICGDPPQLYDATVPAQKALAAVQRLGGRFGRNRVVDHLTARTKDVQPWEQSLSTWGIGREISLNSWREIVDHLLFEGLLAEDPNDGKPLVGLGDPEAVRAVYRGERQIEVRRAPLRADTAPRRRDRSGEGRNAALETMDADVRARFEALRAWRRDRASEQHVPPYVIFQDRTLLEIAHAEPGDLNSLGAISGVGQSKLDRYGKGVLEALAAL
- a CDS encoding complex I NDUFA9 subunit family protein, producing MADLAPGVVTLFGGSGFIGSQAVRALARRGWRIRVAVRNPVLAIEIQPLGDPGQIQFMRCDITNPADVAQAVRGADAVVNLVGVLHDAGGKRGFDAVHTQAAKTIAEAAKAAGVERLVQISAIGADAASPSAYGRTKAQAEAAVRAVYPDAVILRPSLVFGAGDGFLNRFAAMATMAPALPLIGGGETRFQPVYVGDVAEAIARGVTRADAAGRTYELGGPNLYTFREVLELVRRETGRDRMLVSVPFIVAKPLGSLLQLSRFVGLTPPLTRDQVLMLEKDNVVAADALGLSDLGIDHPAGMAAIAPSYLWRYRVGGQFAEAPAH